One segment of Pseudodesulfovibrio sp. 5S69 DNA contains the following:
- a CDS encoding tetratricopeptide repeat protein, with protein sequence MPTIAKLLDTLPVINQSRLVASGFGIWVVWKDNLHGAVDNTLQEYGALCLAKDGEQALWYCNTVEVFRAIARLQVWARVNPMPVFCQLVPLTFLVGYDLEYSVSLSVELDRQSVAPPHDFEVVVHPKLKAQVQSVAGLTTEGAGRVEGLANVEWLRLVADQGLDYESTLRWFFILKPLGRMSDKESILGWRDFSTDVIELLQRLGLKYISDVKEGALFLPLDNFRLLKNFTTELMNLIRHNKEAPDKKYWPVVMAAVPQGDLHFTADLPRKVGLDWNRLTPDYPHVRFMDGFLLSPWFRMNEARYGAGAVNLDSWCTLSLKDGDDGAGYGTMQVALPNALVASDGDHECFYCGLKNHKASECPSKRIATPQPQVWRLLSKADINEFSNSFSGLDKDVSKEDFVSSILRVMESKNDLESLLARAVFEINSPVQLRTLKLVWRSRGKEWEDGFKQLAPQEGDYIWEAMENLEKGDMEEAERQLKEAQVKYPRSYQPQSLWGYWYLENGDLNQAMFHWQEAERMSYTTMQQGCMAFLQARLMEVEGNYKDAINTYKRVNSLSPTWLQPVYRQAVCMVKMGFTGQAMDTLFDLVSRDPNIFNRILVDPELDRGRVQLLSAMWEKWHQAETSVETTRKQVEDLTDDISRRFDENHPYFETANEELDRLRNFSRTNNYVAYHQLIKGAEKFQAALDDEVKREIKRVHSNIEYLAERVRDIQREAAWFPFPKLLLEFNREFNYCVDKINWIRTQRLHDADNFRKSLRFVEEIEEHIDSLQGRLVTLRIIRDSTLFILMLGRNFIWLELLGLGSLLIAVPALIYFTQGVQGNMILDTIKDPSQRWEISKGLIIILSILCVAMAAIKSAVTFDKRKRELFNQIDKEIRKSAPKRY encoded by the coding sequence GTGCCGACCATAGCCAAGCTCCTGGATACCCTTCCCGTCATCAACCAGTCCCGGCTGGTGGCCTCAGGCTTCGGCATCTGGGTGGTCTGGAAAGACAACCTGCACGGCGCGGTGGACAACACCCTGCAGGAATATGGTGCCCTGTGCCTGGCCAAGGACGGGGAACAGGCCCTGTGGTACTGCAACACCGTGGAGGTCTTCCGGGCCATCGCCCGCCTTCAGGTCTGGGCACGGGTCAACCCCATGCCGGTGTTCTGCCAGCTTGTGCCCCTGACCTTTCTGGTGGGCTACGACCTCGAATACTCCGTGTCCCTGTCCGTGGAGCTTGACCGCCAGAGTGTGGCCCCGCCCCATGATTTCGAGGTGGTCGTCCACCCCAAGCTCAAGGCGCAGGTGCAGTCCGTGGCCGGGCTGACCACCGAGGGGGCCGGGCGCGTGGAGGGGCTGGCCAACGTGGAGTGGCTGCGGCTGGTCGCGGACCAGGGCCTGGACTACGAATCCACATTGCGCTGGTTCTTCATCCTCAAGCCGCTGGGGCGCATGTCGGACAAGGAGAGCATCCTGGGCTGGCGCGATTTTTCCACCGACGTCATCGAGTTGTTGCAGCGGCTCGGGCTCAAATACATATCCGACGTCAAGGAAGGGGCGCTCTTCCTGCCGCTGGACAACTTCCGGCTGCTCAAGAACTTCACCACCGAGTTGATGAACCTCATCCGGCACAACAAGGAGGCCCCGGACAAGAAATACTGGCCGGTGGTCATGGCCGCCGTGCCCCAGGGGGACCTGCACTTCACCGCGGACCTGCCCCGCAAGGTGGGGCTGGACTGGAACCGGCTCACCCCGGACTACCCCCACGTGCGTTTCATGGACGGGTTCCTGCTTTCGCCCTGGTTCCGCATGAACGAGGCCCGCTACGGCGCGGGGGCGGTCAACCTGGACTCCTGGTGCACCCTCTCCCTCAAGGACGGAGACGACGGCGCCGGATACGGGACCATGCAGGTGGCCCTGCCCAACGCCCTGGTGGCCTCGGACGGGGATCACGAATGCTTCTACTGCGGGCTCAAGAACCACAAGGCGTCCGAATGCCCGAGCAAGCGGATCGCTACCCCGCAGCCCCAGGTTTGGCGGCTGTTGTCCAAGGCGGACATCAATGAATTTTCCAACAGCTTCTCCGGCTTGGACAAGGATGTCTCCAAGGAGGATTTCGTCTCCTCCATCCTCCGGGTCATGGAGTCGAAGAACGACCTGGAGAGCCTGCTGGCCCGTGCGGTCTTCGAGATCAATTCTCCGGTCCAGCTGCGTACTCTGAAGCTCGTCTGGCGCAGCCGGGGCAAGGAGTGGGAGGACGGCTTCAAGCAGCTCGCCCCCCAGGAGGGCGACTACATCTGGGAGGCCATGGAAAACCTCGAAAAGGGGGACATGGAGGAAGCCGAGCGGCAGCTCAAGGAGGCTCAGGTCAAGTACCCGAGGAGTTACCAGCCCCAGTCCCTGTGGGGCTACTGGTACCTGGAGAACGGCGACCTGAACCAGGCCATGTTCCACTGGCAGGAGGCCGAGCGCATGAGCTACACGACCATGCAGCAGGGGTGCATGGCCTTTCTCCAGGCGCGGCTTATGGAGGTGGAGGGCAATTACAAGGACGCCATCAACACCTACAAGCGGGTCAATTCCCTGTCGCCCACATGGCTCCAGCCCGTCTACCGGCAGGCGGTCTGCATGGTCAAGATGGGCTTCACCGGCCAGGCCATGGACACCCTGTTCGACCTGGTGTCCCGTGACCCGAACATCTTCAACCGCATCCTCGTGGACCCGGAGCTCGACCGCGGCAGGGTGCAACTGCTCAGCGCCATGTGGGAGAAATGGCACCAGGCGGAGACCTCTGTGGAGACCACCCGCAAGCAGGTCGAGGACCTGACCGACGACATCTCCCGGCGGTTCGACGAGAATCACCCTTATTTCGAGACGGCCAACGAGGAACTGGACCGGCTGCGCAACTTCAGCCGGACCAACAACTACGTGGCTTATCACCAGTTGATCAAGGGCGCGGAAAAGTTTCAGGCCGCCCTCGACGATGAGGTCAAGCGCGAGATAAAGCGGGTCCATTCCAACATCGAATACCTGGCGGAACGGGTACGCGACATCCAGCGCGAGGCCGCCTGGTTCCCGTTTCCCAAGCTGCTCCTGGAGTTCAACCGGGAGTTCAACTATTGCGTGGACAAGATCAATTGGATACGCACCCAGCGCCTGCACGACGCGGACAATTTCCGCAAGTCGCTTCGCTTTGTGGAGGAGATCGAGGAGCACATCGACAGCCTCCAGGGCCGCCTGGTCACCCTGCGTATCATCCGAGACTCAACCTTGTTCATCCTCATGCTCGGGCGCAACTTCATCTGGCTCGAACTCCTCGGGCTGGGCTCCCTGCTCATCGCCGTGCCGGCGCTCATCTATTTTACCCAGGGCGTCCAGGGCAACATGATCCTGGACACCATCAAGGACCCGAGCCAGCGGTGGGAGATATCCAAGGGGCTGATCATCATCCTGAGCATCCTGTGCGTGGCCATGGCCGCCATCAAGAGCGCGGTCACCTTCGACAAGCGCAAGCGCGAGCTGTTCAACCAGATCGACAAGGAAATACGCAAATCCGCCCCCAAGCGGTATTGA
- a CDS encoding glycosyltransferase family 2 protein, whose protein sequence is MKNSLVSIILPTYNRAEYLGRALESVLAQTYGNWECRVIDDGSTDDTGAVLARFDDPRIHCRRQENQGVSGARNTGIAECRGEVVALLDSDDEWLPGKLETQLAYMAGHGYEICQTEEIWYRGGKRVNQPARYAKPEGWFFEAALEMCLISPSCTMFTRAAWEVMGPFDTAMPSCEDYDMWLRACLHFPVGLVREPLTLKHGGRPDQLSVCVPCADLHRIRALIKILQSRKLDEEQHQSALDSLRRKVDIYMQGCEKRGKKEEADHVWNLFCMVREGKEIPLNTLS, encoded by the coding sequence ATGAAAAACAGTCTGGTCTCCATCATCCTGCCCACTTACAACAGGGCGGAGTATCTCGGCAGGGCGCTCGAATCCGTCCTGGCCCAGACCTACGGCAACTGGGAGTGCCGGGTCATCGACGACGGCTCCACCGACGATACCGGCGCGGTCCTGGCCCGGTTCGACGACCCGCGCATCCACTGCCGACGCCAGGAGAATCAGGGCGTATCCGGAGCGCGCAACACCGGCATCGCCGAGTGCCGGGGCGAGGTCGTGGCCCTGCTCGATTCCGACGACGAGTGGCTGCCAGGCAAGCTTGAGACGCAGCTTGCCTACATGGCCGGGCACGGCTACGAGATATGCCAGACCGAGGAGATCTGGTACCGGGGCGGAAAGCGGGTCAACCAGCCCGCCCGGTACGCCAAACCCGAGGGGTGGTTCTTCGAGGCCGCACTGGAGATGTGTCTGATCAGCCCGTCGTGCACCATGTTCACCCGCGCGGCCTGGGAAGTCATGGGCCCCTTCGACACGGCCATGCCGTCCTGCGAGGACTACGACATGTGGCTGCGCGCCTGCCTGCACTTCCCGGTGGGACTGGTCCGTGAGCCCCTGACCCTGAAGCACGGCGGCAGGCCGGACCAGTTGTCCGTGTGTGTGCCGTGCGCCGATTTGCACCGTATCCGCGCACTGATAAAAATCCTGCAAAGTCGAAAACTTGACGAAGAACAGCACCAGTCGGCCCTGGACTCTCTGCGGCGCAAGGTCGATATTTACATGCAAGGGTGCGAAAAAAGAGGCAAAAAGGAAGAAGCCGACCATGTTTGGAATCTGTTTTGCATGGTCCGCGAGGGGAAAGAAATTCCCCTGAATACGTTGAGTTAG
- a CDS encoding glycosyltransferase family 4 protein — MRIFQVINVRWFNATAWYAVTLSKLLADAGHEVLVLTQAGTQSEAVAREAGLNTVSVDLNTTNPVRFAAAARHIIQLLRAHRPDIVNCHRGEGFFLWGLLKLLGFHYRLVRTRGDQRPPRSDAINRWLHAGVADAVVVTNRRMADYFLHKMRTPGHGLWLIHGGVDTAKFHFDQAGRDKVREEFGFGPDDLVVGLLGRFDRVKGHKETIEAVAALRRRGMDNIRLFLIGFDTAMTSDQIKAHIADAGIGDITRISGRRDDVAACVSALDIGVVASLWSEAIARSALEIMAAERPLVSTNVGVMPDLVDPAVLVDPEDVDGLAGAIGAVAEDPALRDQVLAAQKRTMSQLTLDEFLKRTLNLYQSLVDGD; from the coding sequence ATGAGAATATTTCAAGTCATCAATGTCCGCTGGTTCAACGCGACGGCGTGGTACGCCGTCACCCTGAGCAAACTCCTGGCCGACGCGGGCCACGAGGTCCTGGTCCTGACCCAGGCCGGGACCCAGTCCGAGGCTGTGGCCAGGGAAGCCGGACTGAACACCGTGTCCGTGGACCTGAACACCACCAATCCCGTGCGCTTCGCCGCCGCCGCAAGGCATATCATACAACTGCTGCGGGCGCACCGTCCGGATATCGTCAACTGCCACCGGGGGGAAGGCTTTTTCCTGTGGGGGCTGCTCAAGCTCCTCGGCTTCCACTACCGGCTGGTGCGGACCCGGGGCGACCAGCGCCCGCCTCGCTCCGACGCGATCAATCGCTGGCTCCACGCGGGCGTGGCCGATGCCGTGGTGGTCACCAACCGGCGCATGGCCGACTATTTCCTGCACAAGATGCGCACGCCCGGCCACGGGCTGTGGCTCATCCACGGCGGCGTGGATACCGCGAAATTCCATTTTGACCAGGCCGGGCGCGATAAGGTCCGGGAGGAATTCGGCTTCGGCCCGGACGACCTGGTTGTCGGCCTGCTCGGCCGCTTCGACCGGGTCAAGGGCCACAAGGAGACCATCGAGGCCGTGGCCGCCCTTCGAAGACGCGGCATGGACAACATCCGCCTGTTCCTCATCGGCTTCGACACGGCCATGACCAGCGACCAAATCAAGGCGCACATCGCGGACGCCGGGATCGGGGACATCACCCGCATCAGCGGCAGGCGCGATGACGTGGCCGCCTGTGTCAGCGCGCTGGACATCGGCGTGGTCGCCTCCCTATGGTCCGAAGCCATCGCCCGCTCGGCCCTGGAAATCATGGCCGCCGAACGCCCGCTGGTATCCACCAACGTGGGCGTCATGCCGGACCTGGTAGACCCCGCCGTGCTGGTCGATCCCGAAGACGTGGACGGACTGGCCGGGGCCATCGGCGCGGTGGCCGAAGACCCCGCCCTGCGCGACCAGGTTCTGGCCGCCCAGAAGCGGACCATGTCCCAGCTCACCCTGGACGAATTCCTCAAGCGGACCCTGAATCTCTATCAGAGCCTCGTGGACGGGGACTGA
- a CDS encoding lytic murein transglycosylase — translation MKRAAIETTLAAVFFCCLGLAALAGPAAADALWDPLVNRLAGDGFERRKVAYLFSSPDLEFQPEIMARKMNVLLNTRLSAREPGPQSAPQVMDRYLNPLLIAGAYAFYREHRADLTLIHEQFGVPGEVLTALMLIESRLGMTVGDYNGFTILASMALAGNFELIRDRIERRDVPRETMDWLVRRTREKGDWAYEELKALIRYAQANGQDPLTIRSSVYGAIGLCQFMPTSAEHYGRDGSGDGRVDLFETRDALFSMANFVAEHGWKDSMTEEQKLKVIYRYNHSESYAMTVLAVADRIAKTRELFGG, via the coding sequence ATGAAACGCGCGGCCATCGAAACAACGTTGGCCGCCGTTTTCTTTTGTTGCCTGGGACTGGCCGCCCTGGCCGGACCGGCCGCGGCCGACGCCCTGTGGGACCCGCTGGTAAACCGCCTGGCCGGCGATGGCTTCGAACGGCGCAAGGTCGCCTACCTCTTTTCCAGCCCGGACCTTGAGTTCCAGCCCGAGATCATGGCCCGCAAGATGAACGTCCTGCTCAACACCCGGTTGTCCGCCAGGGAGCCGGGGCCGCAGTCCGCCCCGCAGGTCATGGACCGTTACCTCAACCCGCTGCTCATCGCCGGTGCCTACGCCTTCTACCGCGAGCACCGGGCGGACCTGACCCTGATCCACGAGCAATTCGGGGTGCCGGGCGAGGTCCTGACCGCGCTCATGCTCATCGAGTCGCGCCTGGGCATGACCGTGGGTGACTACAACGGGTTCACCATCCTGGCCTCCATGGCGTTGGCAGGGAATTTCGAGCTTATCCGCGACCGCATCGAGCGCAGGGACGTTCCCCGCGAGACCATGGACTGGCTGGTCAGGCGGACCAGGGAGAAGGGCGACTGGGCCTACGAGGAGCTCAAGGCGCTCATCCGCTACGCCCAGGCCAACGGCCAGGACCCGTTGACCATCCGCAGCTCCGTGTATGGGGCCATTGGGTTGTGCCAGTTCATGCCCACCAGCGCGGAGCACTATGGCCGCGACGGGTCGGGCGACGGGCGCGTGGACCTCTTTGAGACCAGGGACGCCCTGTTCTCCATGGCCAATTTTGTGGCCGAGCATGGCTGGAAGGATTCCATGACCGAGGAGCAGAAGCTCAAGGTCATCTACCGCTACAATCACTCCGAGAGCTACGCCATGACCGTCCTGGCCGTGGCCGACAGGATCGCCAAGACAAGGGAGCTCTTCGGCGGCTGA
- a CDS encoding dual CXXC motif small (seleno)protein, producing the protein MFSGRKRTWKARGMECEKCGQDLTAYRGCREVTLKCPSCGKVYDLRKFSSRMDDDFEEEMGFVPMDRI; encoded by the coding sequence GTGTTTTCCGGCCGCAAGCGCACCTGGAAGGCCAGGGGCATGGAGTGCGAAAAATGCGGTCAGGACCTGACCGCCTACCGGGGATGCCGCGAGGTCACGCTGAAGTGTCCATCCTGCGGCAAGGTCTATGATCTCAGGAAGTTTTCATCCAGAATGGACGACGACTTCGAGGAGGAAATGGGTTTTGTCCCCATGGACCGAATTTGA
- a CDS encoding TolC family protein, with translation MDRTRFLFLALMLSALVASAGLAFAQDADPAMDKGSTGDVSGPFDLERCVQRALEFNPNMQSIRAQLRGAQHGQRSALGKFGPTLSGSYGYTYYNRKYQYSNNDGDWVASLNLTQPIFQGFNLLAGWQKAKLNRESTEASLTNVELTLIESVQSNFLSLLKARMDVKSAEDSVARLESQLKVTSAFYEVGLRPKAEVLDAEVDLATARQELLKARNAVSTQETQLNTLLNIPLEAPIKYVGELKYIPFGLTLKECLIRAYDHRPDLIMGLKSVEMAQKDVTMAESSFYPSVNGHWDYVTRGDDAVVNGSGYASERSGEYWTAGVDASMDIFQWGSDYYESKQYAEMVKQMEADLENTRLNAGFEVKSSILNLQEAADRISVAKKSVVAAEEAYRMAVARYQAQVGTNTDVLNAQDRLSMAEAQLSQALADYGTAVSKLYVAMGEKNLGLKEVK, from the coding sequence ATGGACCGCACACGGTTTTTGTTTTTGGCTCTGATGCTTTCGGCCCTTGTAGCTTCGGCCGGGCTCGCTTTCGCCCAGGACGCCGATCCCGCCATGGACAAGGGCTCGACCGGGGATGTCTCCGGCCCCTTCGATCTGGAGCGGTGCGTGCAACGGGCCCTGGAGTTTAATCCGAACATGCAGTCCATCCGCGCGCAGCTGCGGGGTGCCCAGCACGGCCAGCGCTCCGCGCTCGGCAAGTTCGGACCGACCCTGAGCGGTTCTTATGGATATACCTATTACAACCGTAAGTACCAATACAGCAACAATGACGGCGACTGGGTCGCCTCCCTGAACCTGACCCAGCCTATTTTCCAGGGTTTCAACCTCCTGGCTGGCTGGCAGAAGGCCAAGCTGAACAGGGAGTCCACCGAGGCCTCGTTGACCAACGTGGAACTGACCCTGATCGAGTCCGTCCAGTCCAATTTTCTTTCCCTGCTCAAGGCGCGCATGGACGTGAAGAGCGCCGAGGACTCCGTGGCCCGCCTGGAATCCCAGCTCAAGGTGACCAGCGCATTCTACGAGGTCGGCCTGCGACCCAAGGCCGAGGTCCTGGACGCCGAGGTCGACCTGGCCACCGCCCGGCAGGAACTCCTCAAGGCTCGCAACGCCGTCTCCACGCAGGAGACCCAGTTGAACACCCTGCTGAACATTCCCTTGGAGGCTCCGATCAAGTACGTCGGAGAGTTGAAATACATCCCCTTTGGGCTGACCCTCAAGGAATGCCTGATCCGGGCCTACGATCATCGGCCCGACCTGATCATGGGCTTGAAGAGTGTTGAGATGGCCCAGAAGGACGTGACCATGGCCGAGAGCAGTTTCTACCCCTCGGTCAACGGCCACTGGGATTACGTCACCCGTGGCGACGACGCCGTGGTCAACGGCAGCGGCTATGCCTCCGAGCGTTCCGGCGAATACTGGACCGCGGGCGTGGACGCCTCCATGGACATCTTCCAGTGGGGTTCCGACTACTACGAATCCAAGCAGTACGCGGAGATGGTCAAGCAGATGGAAGCAGACTTGGAGAACACTCGGCTCAACGCGGGCTTCGAGGTCAAGAGCTCCATCCTGAACCTCCAGGAGGCGGCCGACCGCATCTCCGTGGCCAAGAAGTCGGTGGTCGCGGCCGAGGAAGCCTACCGCATGGCCGTGGCCCGCTATCAGGCACAGGTGGGTACGAACACCGACGTGCTTAACGCGCAGGACCGCCTGAGCATGGCCGAGGCCCAGTTGTCGCAGGCCCTGGCCGACTATGGAACCGCCGTGTCCAAGCTCTACGTGGCTATGGGCGAGAAGAACCTTGGCCTCAAAGAGGTCAAGTAG
- a CDS encoding MogA/MoaB family molybdenum cofactor biosynthesis protein, protein MSCKSLNIGLASPVKKGDLVYLCSGSGNLSPAALTTNTVRPGLRVGDRLGGEGGAFKVRSAAWLPEGPGASSRPLYLLEALGDMAPGDGMFEVSRSGYALAWITLSDKGARGERVDESGPLVGKLVGEVLELNNVQGFVIPDETGQLKGLLADLALNQGVDLILTTGGTGVAPRDVSPEATLAVIEKRLPGYERAMTAASLAKTPHGAISRAVAGTLGNALIVNMPGSPKAVAECLEPLLPTFRHTLEKLQGDPSDCAALRDG, encoded by the coding sequence ATGTCCTGCAAAAGCCTGAACATCGGCCTGGCCTCACCTGTCAAGAAGGGCGACCTCGTGTATCTCTGCTCCGGCAGCGGCAATCTGTCTCCGGCGGCCCTGACCACGAACACGGTCCGGCCCGGCCTGCGCGTCGGCGACCGGCTGGGCGGGGAGGGCGGCGCGTTCAAGGTCCGCTCGGCGGCTTGGCTGCCCGAGGGGCCGGGCGCTTCGTCCCGTCCCCTGTACCTGCTTGAAGCCCTCGGCGACATGGCTCCGGGCGACGGCATGTTCGAGGTTTCCCGCTCCGGCTACGCTCTGGCGTGGATCACCTTGAGCGACAAGGGGGCCAGGGGCGAGCGCGTGGACGAATCCGGCCCGCTGGTGGGCAAGCTGGTGGGGGAGGTCCTGGAGCTGAACAACGTGCAGGGGTTCGTCATCCCGGACGAGACCGGCCAGCTCAAGGGGCTTTTGGCCGACCTGGCCCTGAACCAGGGAGTCGATCTCATCCTGACCACGGGCGGCACGGGCGTGGCCCCCAGGGACGTCTCCCCGGAAGCGACCCTGGCCGTCATAGAAAAAAGACTGCCCGGCTACGAGCGGGCCATGACCGCGGCCAGCCTGGCCAAGACCCCGCACGGGGCCATCTCGCGGGCAGTGGCCGGTACCCTCGGCAACGCGCTCATCGTCAACATGCCCGGCAGCCCCAAGGCCGTGGCCGAGTGCCTTGAGCCGCTGCTGCCGACCTTCCGGCATACCCTGGAGAAACTCCAGGGCGACCCGTCGGATTGCGCAGCGTTGCGTGACGGTTGA
- a CDS encoding DUF1614 domain-containing protein: protein MNPYFQYSGGMIPALLLLVALFFLFIFLPVSLVADAFSKLGLTPAQGVLMLIAILLGRMINIPVHTSERLVVVTKPRSVSFGMDEGGRPVRIEEEAESELRKQVFAVNVGGFLMPLLLSITFIIRQHMIFQAGGVYPWIGFVLLMVAGGCYAMSKPDPFTGMRIPLVLPALITFLCVFFFVPPEYRPVAAYVAGTMGAVLGGNVIPLLVPRFRNRVGTQLVSIGGPGTFGGVFVAGILSVLLA, encoded by the coding sequence ATGAATCCCTATTTTCAATATTCCGGCGGCATGATCCCGGCGCTGCTTCTGCTGGTGGCGCTCTTTTTCCTGTTCATATTCCTGCCGGTCTCTCTGGTGGCCGACGCCTTCTCCAAGCTGGGGCTGACCCCGGCCCAGGGCGTGCTCATGCTCATCGCCATCCTGCTCGGGCGGATGATCAACATCCCGGTGCACACCAGCGAACGGCTGGTGGTGGTCACGAAGCCCCGGTCCGTCAGCTTCGGCATGGACGAGGGCGGCCGTCCGGTGCGCATCGAGGAGGAGGCGGAGAGCGAACTCCGGAAGCAAGTCTTCGCCGTCAACGTGGGCGGCTTCCTCATGCCCCTGCTCCTGAGCATCACCTTCATCATCCGCCAGCATATGATCTTTCAGGCGGGCGGGGTCTACCCCTGGATCGGATTCGTCCTGCTCATGGTCGCGGGCGGGTGCTACGCCATGTCCAAGCCCGACCCGTTCACCGGCATGCGTATCCCGCTGGTCCTGCCCGCTCTGATCACCTTCCTGTGCGTCTTCTTTTTCGTCCCCCCCGAGTACCGTCCGGTGGCCGCTTACGTGGCCGGGACCATGGGGGCCGTGCTCGGCGGCAACGTCATCCCGCTCTTGGTGCCGCGCTTCCGCAACCGGGTGGGTACGCAACTGGTCTCCATCGGCGGCCCCGGTACTTTCGGCGGTGTGTTCGTGGCGGGCATCCTGTCCGTCCTGCTGGCCTGA
- the rfbA gene encoding glucose-1-phosphate thymidylyltransferase RfbA yields the protein MKGIILAGGSGTRLHPLTRVVSKQLLPVYDKPMIYYPLSTLMLADIRDILIISTPHDLPNFKKLLGDGSQLGLKLTYREQPRPEGLAQAFLIGEEFIGNDNVCLVLGDNIFHGHGLGSILQSAGRLKKGGLVFAYLVKDPERYGVVEFDRNFKALSIEEKPAKPKSKYAVTGLYFYDNDVIDMAKSLKPSPRGELEITDINKLYLKRGDLEVQTLGRGYAWLDMGTHESLHGAAGFVRAVQARQGYVISSPEEIAYRRGFIGRDQLMFLAAEMSNNDYGQYLLEVAKEEPGIF from the coding sequence ATGAAAGGCATCATCCTCGCGGGCGGCTCCGGGACCCGGCTCCATCCCCTGACCAGGGTGGTCAGCAAGCAACTGCTGCCCGTGTACGACAAGCCGATGATCTACTATCCCCTGTCCACCCTGATGCTGGCGGACATCCGGGACATCCTGATCATCTCCACCCCCCACGACCTGCCGAACTTCAAAAAACTGCTGGGCGACGGTTCCCAGCTCGGCCTGAAGCTGACCTACCGCGAGCAGCCCCGGCCCGAAGGGCTGGCCCAGGCCTTTCTCATCGGCGAGGAGTTCATCGGCAACGACAATGTCTGCCTGGTGCTCGGAGACAACATCTTCCACGGCCACGGGTTGGGCTCCATCCTGCAGTCGGCGGGTCGCCTGAAAAAAGGAGGCCTGGTCTTCGCCTACCTGGTCAAGGACCCGGAGCGCTATGGCGTGGTAGAATTCGACCGCAATTTCAAGGCGTTGTCCATCGAGGAAAAACCGGCCAAACCCAAGTCCAAGTACGCGGTCACCGGGTTGTACTTCTACGACAACGACGTCATCGACATGGCCAAATCCCTCAAGCCGTCGCCCCGCGGCGAGCTCGAGATCACGGACATCAACAAGCTCTATCTCAAGCGCGGCGACCTGGAAGTCCAGACTCTGGGCAGGGGGTACGCCTGGCTCGACATGGGCACCCACGAATCCCTGCACGGGGCGGCCGGCTTCGTGCGCGCGGTCCAGGCCCGGCAGGGATACGTCATCTCCAGCCCCGAGGAGATCGCCTACCGCAGGGGGTTCATCGGCCGCGACCAACTCATGTTCCTGGCCGCGGAGATGAGCAACAACGACTACGGTCAATATCTCCTGGAAGTGGCCAAGGAGGAGCCCGGCATATTCTAG
- a CDS encoding PilZ domain-containing protein: MGILDSLGKIFSKSGKDGSPAVDKAAGTSAGPERNAAAPAPKQPAPQDRDEDFRGGAGDEGALGFSITIKNGRITKRKAFRITVDGLAVFIPRLGKTFPASDISASGLGFRFQKPRIKCGVKIKMDLLINGGREVEGVLCKVMRHERGVVGCAFMDLDRKQEDAVSRIVLEGEKQLAARRTAARKGKNRS; this comes from the coding sequence ATGGGCATTCTGGATTCTCTCGGCAAGATCTTCTCCAAGTCCGGCAAGGACGGTTCTCCCGCCGTGGACAAGGCGGCCGGGACGTCCGCCGGTCCCGAAAGGAACGCCGCCGCCCCGGCCCCAAAGCAGCCCGCCCCACAGGACAGGGACGAGGACTTCCGCGGCGGGGCCGGGGACGAGGGGGCGCTGGGCTTCAGCATCACCATCAAGAACGGCCGGATCACCAAACGCAAGGCGTTCCGGATCACCGTGGACGGATTGGCCGTGTTCATCCCCCGGTTGGGCAAGACCTTCCCGGCGAGCGACATCAGCGCCTCAGGCCTGGGCTTTCGCTTTCAGAAGCCCCGGATCAAGTGCGGCGTGAAGATCAAAATGGACCTGCTGATCAACGGAGGCCGCGAGGTCGAGGGCGTGCTGTGCAAGGTCATGCGCCACGAACGCGGCGTGGTCGGCTGCGCCTTCATGGACCTGGACCGCAAACAGGAGGACGCGGTCAGCCGCATCGTCCTGGAGGGCGAAAAGCAATTGGCCGCCCGCAGGACCGCCGCCAGAAAGGGAAAGAACCGGTCCTAG